In one window of Limisphaera ngatamarikiensis DNA:
- a CDS encoding ATP-binding protein: MNRHDISPAAPDPEGDTVLLELFRRETEPQLARVIQRLLELEQAPANREAVRDLMRVLHSLKGAARVVGLSAIVSLSHAMEECLARVMAGRLTVTPSLVDVLIHAADRIQVLAREATCLRPDGVGTDSLAGCPVWAELQRLAAPDAAAGPAASTQAQTPRPAAVKPGDSAGHTAEPSVHASGSALCSAAGRAEQAQLDRLLRLASQIFADARWLGPFLGRMRELRLRHLRAGALLDGLDHQLAWSSGGADAAELLQGFREEWRTCGRELDSCAELLGAYEQRCAQWSHRLYLAVLEARVRPFAEATRRLPRLVRDLARAGGKEVTLVVSGGEVRVDRAVLERVEELLLHLVRNAVDHGCEPPQERVRAGKPSRAIVRVEAELRPHELCVRVADDGRGVDMAALRRRLIESGQLTPEQAESLPAARLLHFLFQPGLTLKPAVTADSGRGIGLDVVRQTIREMRGEVEVNTTPGGGTTFVLHLPLTLSVIRAVVVETAGELYAFPLPQVRRLMRLHRLEQLSSAGCALLQFNGETVPVVSLEEVLGLGRGWVGPPPWWLVVAGEGPEACAWQVDHCLGEQELTLQALDPLLQGLPGVTGAAVLEDGRPVLVLSTSGLRDLWMGRQALREAIGQAPTAGPAATPLETPADRRVLVVDGSPVERDRIRSALTARGYETDEARDGWEAWRAVRTRSYAMVLATTALPGMDGLELTRRLRRDPRWFRIPVLLMNRRMDPGTNALCYEAGANACLEGEALEPGAIAAAVDRFLTPA, translated from the coding sequence ATGAACAGGCACGACATTTCGCCGGCTGCACCGGATCCGGAAGGGGACACCGTGCTGCTGGAGTTGTTTCGGCGGGAAACGGAACCCCAGCTGGCCCGGGTGATTCAGCGTTTGTTGGAGCTGGAGCAGGCCCCGGCGAATCGGGAGGCCGTCCGGGACCTGATGCGGGTGCTTCATTCCCTGAAGGGGGCTGCGCGTGTGGTGGGGTTGTCGGCGATCGTTTCGCTGAGCCATGCGATGGAGGAGTGTCTCGCCCGGGTCATGGCCGGGCGATTGACTGTGACGCCCTCGTTGGTGGATGTGTTGATCCACGCGGCGGACCGGATCCAGGTGCTGGCTCGGGAGGCGACCTGCCTGCGACCGGATGGGGTCGGAACCGATTCGCTGGCCGGATGTCCGGTCTGGGCTGAACTGCAGAGACTTGCAGCTCCGGATGCTGCTGCCGGGCCGGCAGCGTCCACTCAGGCTCAGACGCCTCGCCCCGCGGCGGTGAAACCCGGAGACTCGGCTGGCCACACGGCCGAACCTTCCGTTCACGCTTCCGGTTCCGCCCTTTGCAGCGCGGCGGGACGTGCTGAACAGGCGCAATTGGACCGGTTGCTCCGGCTGGCGTCGCAGATTTTCGCCGACGCGCGCTGGTTGGGACCCTTCCTGGGACGGATGCGTGAACTGCGCCTGCGGCACCTTCGGGCGGGTGCGCTGTTGGACGGGCTCGACCACCAGCTGGCGTGGTCCTCGGGGGGCGCCGACGCGGCCGAACTGTTGCAGGGATTCAGGGAGGAATGGCGGACGTGCGGTCGGGAACTGGACAGTTGTGCGGAGCTGCTGGGGGCTTACGAACAACGCTGTGCCCAGTGGTCGCACCGGCTGTATTTGGCGGTGCTGGAAGCGCGGGTGCGTCCCTTTGCCGAGGCAACGCGGCGGTTGCCGAGGTTGGTTCGGGATCTGGCCCGGGCCGGCGGCAAGGAGGTGACCCTGGTGGTGAGCGGTGGTGAGGTCCGTGTGGACCGGGCCGTGTTGGAACGTGTGGAGGAGCTGTTGCTGCATCTGGTACGGAATGCCGTGGACCACGGATGCGAACCGCCGCAGGAACGGGTGCGGGCCGGCAAACCGTCGAGGGCCATCGTTCGCGTGGAAGCGGAACTGCGGCCTCATGAACTTTGCGTGCGTGTGGCGGACGACGGCCGCGGCGTGGACATGGCCGCGTTGCGTCGGCGGTTGATCGAATCGGGTCAACTGACGCCGGAACAGGCCGAATCGCTCCCTGCTGCGCGACTGCTGCATTTCCTCTTTCAACCCGGGCTGACGCTCAAACCGGCTGTGACGGCGGATTCCGGTCGCGGCATTGGTCTGGACGTGGTGCGCCAGACCATCCGGGAAATGCGGGGGGAGGTGGAGGTGAACACCACACCGGGCGGCGGCACCACCTTCGTCCTGCACCTGCCTCTCACACTGTCGGTCATCCGGGCCGTGGTGGTGGAAACGGCTGGTGAACTTTATGCGTTTCCCCTGCCGCAGGTGCGCCGCTTGATGCGGTTGCACCGGCTGGAACAGCTTTCGTCGGCGGGCTGCGCCTTGTTGCAGTTCAACGGCGAAACGGTGCCCGTGGTTTCCTTGGAGGAGGTGCTGGGTTTGGGTCGCGGCTGGGTGGGACCGCCGCCCTGGTGGTTGGTCGTGGCGGGCGAAGGGCCCGAGGCCTGTGCCTGGCAGGTGGACCATTGTCTGGGCGAGCAGGAGTTGACCTTGCAGGCGTTGGACCCGCTGCTGCAGGGTTTGCCCGGGGTTACTGGCGCAGCCGTGTTGGAGGACGGCCGGCCGGTCCTGGTGCTTTCGACCTCAGGTCTCAGGGATTTGTGGATGGGCCGCCAGGCATTGCGCGAGGCGATCGGACAAGCTCCGACGGCCGGGCCGGCAGCGACCCCCTTGGAGACGCCGGCGGACCGACGCGTCCTGGTGGTGGACGGATCGCCCGTGGAACGGGATCGAATTCGCAGCGCCCTCACAGCCCGGGGTTACGAAACAGACGAGGCCCGGGACGGCTGGGAAGCCTGGCGGGCGGTGCGGACCCGATCCTATGCGATGGTTCTGGCGACGACCGCGCTGCCCGGGATGGACGGCCTGGAACTGACCCGACGACTCCGGCGTGATCCCCGATGGTTCCGGATCCCGGTTCTGCTGATGAATCGTCGGATGGACCCCGGAACCAACGCCCTCTGCTACGAGGCCGGTGCGAATGCTTGTCTGGAGGGGGAGGCGCTTGAACCCGGGGCGATTGCCGCGGCTGTGGATCGGTTTCTGACGCCCGCCTGA